The genomic region CCGAGGATGCAGtacaaaataaacaataatttttgtTGATAACATATTGGAATATTTATTGTCAGGGACACTAGGAATTCGTAGTTATACATTGAGCCTTTGTTACAATTTAAGTAAACATGTAACATATGAATTAATGCTCCTGATCCCACGTATACATTAAGCTGtatacaaaaaaattacaaaaattgaCCAATCTACAGAACAAAATCCTTTACAAAAATGACAGATTGTGACCGTAAAGGTCATCTAGTTAATAAGTGACTTACACACGTTCAGTCTCGAGAGGAATTTCATGAATACAAAAGATTGTAACCAAACCATATAATATACCAAAAAACAAAGACCTGGCAATGAGAATATTTGAAACTTCTCCAGTATTAAGTCAGCAAACTTCGGTGTATTGGTAATTCAGCTTGTCTGAATGCAACCGAACATGTTTTTGATCCAGTACTTGCATGAGAAGACATTCTGAAGATTTAATATCATAACAACCTCAGTATCTATTGTCTCGGAATGATGGACATTTTAGGAGTTGAAGAACTGCTCGATAGTATTTTAGTAGCGAAAAGGTGAATTTCTATCAGCTCCTCCAATCAATCAATCTTGGATCTCATGTTTATATGGGCAGCAAGCCTGATGATTGAAGCATTCTACCTTTTTTTGCTTGCACAAATGACTCGCGACAATATTTACTTCTAAATTCTTGAAGATATGCCACCTTAAGTGGTGATGATCAAAGGATCGAAAGTTGTAAAATAGGCAGAGGAGAGTTATAAAGGCTCCTCAAATCTCAACATACCAGTTGATTTAAGTTAATACTTATGAGAGTTCAAGCTGCGCTCCCGAGAGTTTCACCAATTCTAAAacttttgattttttgtatttggcATATTATTATTTATACGATCTCATTTGTAAAATTACAAACTTCGTTCAGTACGTTGAATACAGAAATATGAGAAACTGTAAACGAACCAGCACACAATATCAAGATAACAATCTCTTAAGATAGTTCACAACTTCACATGAACAGACGAGAACTTTGCATTCTCAGATTTTCAGAACCCGAAAATAGGTCTTGGGGAAGTCAAAACAAATAGAGCCAATCCAAATACGAAAATAGAGCATCCTTGCATCAGACGCCAGCTTCCGAGAGGTTTCTGCTTCTCAGTTAACAAATGGTTACTCTCTCTTTGAGTTAATTTTACATAAATAAATAGAAACAAACTAACAAAGGCAAAATAAAAGCTTCACAAATCTTTCATTAAATAGAAATAATCAACCACAGATGCCCGAATACTATCATACCATAAAAGTCGAAACCTAACATCAAAATTTGGTGGCTCAGATTTAAAGGCCCGAACAACCCCTCACAAATTAATATCCATAGTCGAATAATAATGAAGGAATACATCATATGTAGCCTCATAATACAGGTAAATTTTTGTCTTGTGGACAATAGATAACTATTGCCACTAAGTATAAAATATAATACACTTTTGAAGAAGAAAATTCAGAAGTAGAGAACATGTTGAAGAATGATATGTTGGATAATGAATGAAGGTTTTGGTAGATGAGTATGAGTCCTAGATAGCTGTGTAGACTAGAGAGCAACACATACTTATATCCTCCCGGATCCCACACACAAGAATTAAACAATTTACTGATAATGCAAATGATTTCAAAATGGAATTACAAGATAATTGTATCATGAGAAGCACCCTCCCAGATAGAGATAGCATAGAGATCAATGAAGAGGCATTGGTAAaatgtttatttttaaaatataaatgaaatacaTATAACAGGTTCATAAAACTCCCTAACAGTCAAAACAAATTACATAGCAAAGATACATAGCTCACTCCTCAAGAAAGGTAGTAAAGAGAATGGAAATCGATATTCAACCATTTAGATACCCTCCCAGATAGAGATAGCATAGAGATCAATGAAGAGGCATTGGTAAaatgtttatttttaaaatatacatgatatacatataACAGGTTCATAAAACTCCCTAACAGTCAAAACAAATTACATAGCAAAGATACATAACTCACTGCTCAAGAAAGGTAGTAAAGAGAATGGAAATCGACATTCAACCATTTAGATTGCATTGCTCAAATTTAATAGCAAAAACAAGTCTTATATACAGAGGCATACTCCAAAAAAATAATGGGATAGTTCTTCCAAAAATGTCAGTCCTGTCATCAAGTAGTCAGGACCATGCCCCTAATCTACCGCCCTATCGATCAAAACTAGTTTACATAAGGCACCTTCCTTACTCTTGATATTGCCTAAACCACAAGCAGCTTTGGCAACAAATAGTTAACAATCTATAAACTCCAAAAACGACATATTTTCATTCTCCATGTATGCCGGAAAGTATGTCTTCTGTTTCAAGAGATTGAACCTCCATATAACCCTATATAGAGATCAAGTTTCGAGTCCCATCATGAACGTTCAGCAACATTGTTTGCAATTTAATTATCAAAGTCGCAAACTTGCAGATTGAATCATTTTCATCACTTGTCCAAAATGCGAAGCCTCCAACGGCTCAATTTTTGGGGCCAAGACTCATCTTTTCATTCATTGGAGGATGTGCCTGACCTCTAAACATTTTTATAGCTGAAATAAGCAACCTATCACCAGCAATCATTCTCAAACTTCTTATGAGGTCTTCTCGACTAATTTTGCTTTCCTGGAACGCAACAAAACATCTAAGTTTGTTTAGTATTTACTACTTTTTATTTAGTACATCAATGACAAACCCTCTTCAGCATAAACATTAATGGAAAGATCTACCTTGTAATCAGCATAATGCTTCTTCATTAAATTGATACTTGATGAAGGTAAGAATTTTTCAATGACGTTAAAAAGCCTTGGAAATGACATCCAAGCAGAAGTTGGCATCAGGAGATGCTCCTGCATATTATGTCGCGATTCCTTTACTAAAGCAGGACAAGGTTGCTCTGATTTCTTATCCGAGGCAGGATAAGACTGCCGACCTCCATCCTATATAAAAAGTCCAATAAAGAGTATTCATAAGAAAAGTTGAAAATAAATCTATGTAAGCCAAAAAATGTGGTAAATTAGAACTAAAACTAAATGATAAACATATGTAAGCCAAAAAGGGTAAATCTTTGGTATGACACTTATTCATCGGATATTAGCAGTAAGGTCGTGATATAGGACGGGAATGACATACATTACTTGTGTCGCATGCCATCAAAAGGAAATAGTATTTCTAATCTTCAGGCGGTGGATTTGAGGCTTGAGCATATGCAAAAGACTCTGTGAAATCTTACACTGGAAAGGAGTGTTTGAAGGATATGTTTGAATCATAAAGGAGCTTCCTAAACAAGTGCGACATACTGTAATTTATTGTTGCAAATTTCTTTCCTAAGGAACTCAACCTTTCAAGAAGATCACTCTTTCTTTGCAGTTGAAAAGGATGATTCTGCTGGTAGAGACTCAGTAAACAATACTTTAGCTGGAATTGCGGTTGTATAGTTCATTAACTCGGTCTGGCGAAAATTGGAGATAACGGTAACTTGGTTCTTCTCTTCTTGTAAGTAGGCATTATTAATCTAACAACAATCCTATTAATTATAAAGCTGTTTTCTTTCAAAGCCATCTAATTGTGACCCGGCATCCCTTGCAAGGGGTCAACAATACTGGGCTGGTTGCacaaaataagaaaaacaaaatgAACTTACAGTCTCAAGCATTGATCTTGCATGCTGTCTTGCTTTCAATCTAGACCAATACTCTGCAAAACACAAACCGCAAAAGAGAGCGATCAAATATCCGTCGATTGCTACAGATAATTTCTTCTAAGCAATCATCCATTTCAATaaagaacaaataacaaacaaaacAACATTCCAAATTTGGGCACAAAGAAATACAAGACATTACCTTTTAACTGTGGAGCAACCTTAAAGCTTACAACATATTCTGGCAAGATATGCGTGTTCATGTGTGTACTCCAGACGATGTAACGCCTTGGATTAGTGAGATCATCTATGCCAGTATCGAATTCTTCATTAGTAGGATGACATTGCTGAGAACCAGATCTCACCAGCTCCGTATTTCCCAATATTACGCGACACAACACCATGTGTTGTTCGCCATTTTCGTCAACATCAGAGTATGCTGCACTGCAAAGTGCAGAGCTACCATTCAAAATACTGGAAAGCAACCCTTACAACACATATACTGCATACAGAAAAGCTTTCGAGTAACATCCATAAAAAAGCGAATCATTCAAATGGGGAGATCAAGCCCATATAATCAAGACTCGTGGTGTGTATCTATCAAGCAAATTATATTATTTATGCCAACAAAagtgatgcatatgcaaaaattatgGGGTTTGCGAAGTGCGTCATAAAGTTAAGAGTGGATCTGCGCACTCTACGGTGCACATAGCATTTGCTACATGGGTACCTATTATTGGAAGATAATAAACTTACATAACACAATTTGAAAATATATATCAGCAGTTTTTTAAAAACTTTCAAAGAGCAGTAtaacaaaatagaaaaaagaaaaatctCCTTACCTCACATACGAGCAATTTACAGGTGCAAGGTAGACTCCTTTGCCAAGAGCTGCACCATGTTTCGGGGTCTTAGGCTGCCCAAAACCATGCGTTATTATTCCACAAACAGCATCCCTGGACGTTCCATGCCAGGCGCACTGGATATTTGCATCACCCCCATTCTTTCTGGTAATAAAATCCGCATGCCGCTCAAAAGCATGCAATCGGGATTGCCCTGCAACACCGCAATGCGAGTTGCGATAAATTGCAACAACGCTTGTATAACTCGCAAGCGTTGTAAGACCGGCCAAAAACTTGTCTCGCACGTTGAAAAAATCCCGGTCATGATCATCCAGCTTAATCAAATTATCACCCGTGCCCACAAAAGCCTTTACAGCGAAAACCCTAACAGAAGTGGGGCATTCGGAGTCGGACACATCGGAACTGCCGACGCATGAATCACTAGAACCCTGCTCCGATGAATCCTCCACTTGACCAGATTTCGGATCTCCGTCACTAACTACTCTACAATTTTCGACTCCCAAGCGATCGGCGCCATGGAATCTGACGTCAATTTCAACATTATCAGATGAATTGCCCAATTCAACCTTCCCATCACAGACATTCCTCGGGAAAAAACAATTTCCATCAACGTCTATCCAGGCAATCGATCTCTGCGCagcagatttcagatcaatctgaACCATATGGAGAAAATCCACCAGGCACGAAACCCCGTCAACGGCGACCTCGACTGCTGTCTTACCGTCTTGGAAAGCCTGTTTGAGGAGTACAGCAACATCAGACTGAAAATCCGTCCAGCCGCCCTCGAAGAAATACATAACGCGGGCCGGAATACCACTTTTTCTAAAATTGCTGTAATTTTCCACAACTGCCTTCCCGTCAGAGCAACACCTTACAATTCCACCGGGGATTTTGGCCCTCTTTGCAGGGGGCACCGACGACCGCTTTTTGGCTTTCAGAAATGAAACTACAGCCTGTTTGCGCTTCAATTTGGCCTTGTCGACGAATAAAGGAGACCGAAGCTGTCCTTTGGCGTCCATTTTAAAGCTAAGCAAAGAAATTTCCTCTTCCTAACTATAAAAATCTTACAACATTGAAATGAGAACAAAAACTGCAATATAAACCGCTATTTCCTTCTACTTACTGCTCATACAAGGCTGCTGAGATTCACAACTCCAACGCCCAAACCAACCAGCAGAACATCAATACTCTTCTGTGTACTACAACCTTATCAAATCATACACTGTTGATTTGAATCGCAGAGCGTTCAAACAAGTCTGAGATATAAACCTGACTGTATTTAAGAATAACCACGGCCGCCCACCGTCACTCGGTGCCGTTTGTTTTGACGGTGATAGACGGTGGGCTGGTTGCAGAATGCTATTTTTGATAAATACAAATTTTATTTTCCTTCTAGTGCTTATCACCTTGGGGGTTACGCAAACCGAACCGACCACCACTAAAGACTGACAGATTTCTATTCGTGTCAACAGACGACGGTTTGCGTTTCAAATCGTTTGCTTGCCGCAGAAGTAAGAAAAATGTTGCGATTTTATCGTTGAGCTGGCGGTTTCCGTTACGGCGCGGATTGTCCAGCGGTCAAGTTTTACTATTTTAAGTCTTCTGCGAGCGTGAAGCGCGTTTGGGGGTGCTTTTTTATTTAAATCAACTTGTCTAGTTGtacctttaattttttcttttttttaattttgttcttAACTGAATTAATGAATTTTGAGTAGGCCAAATTGTACCATGACTTCTTTGTTCTGTTTTTATACAGATGATACCTATTCTTCAAGTGTCTTAAAAGCGTGATGATAGTTTGCGTGTTGGTTCAGTTTTGGTGAACTCAAAAAGAAATCTTTGATGATTTCTCACATTGGAGTGCCATTATTGTGTGGAAGTACAAGCAAATGTATTATAAGCGTGGTCTACACTACATACCTAGAATTGGATAAATTGGATTTACATGGTGGAACaaatctgattgtcttcacaagttgtatattttgtatttgtaattagttttcgATTTTTTTACTGTAGATTTGACTTtagttattatttttttaattgaaataattagaaAAAATTACAATAGAAAGACATCAAAAGAGTGTCAATGGGACTATGAACAACACATGAaaatgacaaatgtatgacaatcaGATAGTGAAGACCAACAACATAGGCCATTGCAACACTTAACATCAAGCAGCATAAATATAACATTGTTTGTAGCAACATAAACCATAATAAATAGCATAATATGGTTGTCCATGGCAACACAAAGCATAAATAGCATAAACAAAACATTGTCTTGATTCCTAGTAGTAGCATAAACCTTGTTGCCCATGAGCAAGGTGAATGTGTGATCTTGACCTTGTTGCCCATGAGCAAGGTGAATGTGTAATCTTGACTACCCAGGGGAACACATAGACAACATAAACAATACAACCAACAACATAAACCACAATGAGCATGAAGAAGGGAGAAGAAGTTGTTACTGACAAGTTGGTGATAAATGGAAATGTTAGTAATTTGGTTCTTCTCTTTTGTAAGATAAAATGCAAGATCAATGTTTTGAGACCgtaagtttattttatttttcttattttgcacAATAAACTTAAGATTTGTCGACCCCTTGTAAAGGATGTCACATCACAATTTTGTGGCTTTGTTTCTTATAAGAAAACACCTCTATAATTAATAGCATCTTTTAGATTAATATTGTCTACTTACAAGAAGAGAATAACCATATTTACCAAGATCTCCATTTTTCACCAATTTCTCacctttcaaaattcaaatttaaattggaCAAATTTAATCATTGTATACTAATTTGAAGAGTGAAACAATTCAACTTGTATTCTCGGGGGGCGTTGTATAAGAGGACAAATCATAATTCATTTTAAGATATTTGACAGAAGAAGATGCATCTAGAGCTCTCACTTATtacttatatcatcattcaaagaGCCCATATATAAGCATTCACTACTACATCAACTTCTACATACATAGCAACACATAGGTAGACTGCATGGTTATCTGTTGTCTTCAATCCTTATTCACAAGTTTTGAATCAACCCACTCGAGGGTTCAACCACAAGAGAATACATTATACCTAGTATTCTTGTAAAAGGTGTTTATAAACCCTGTAAATTTATTTACACCTAATTAGAAGGTGTGGTAAATTTGTATTTAGATTTATAAACCCACCAAgtcaatttcaagaaaagatgatTGATTTTGTGCACTAAGATTGATTTTGTGTTTAATTTTGCCCCAAATCAAAGTTTAGTTTATAATCTATTACATCATCACAAAACCGAATCTAAAATTAAAGCTTCATTCTGGATTATAAAGCAATGATTTGTAGTTCAATGTTTTCAAGTGCACTTAAACTAAAAAATCTTGATCCTTTTTTGTCATTTTGAGAAGTATGCTTGTCAAATCTCTATTTACTATCTTAGCTCGGTACCTAAggttagatttatttattattgtcaattaattaaattacacgagatttttaaaattattttttatagtcCCTTTCAATATTTGTAATGGTAAAAATAATATTATCATGTCCTTTTCCCTTATATGTTGGACTATCTCTTATTAGATTGTCCTAAATACGATAATTAGCTTACAAGTGGCATATTCATGTGTAAATTTGACATGTATTCCAATCCTTATTATCACAAATCActaaaaaaatattattgattCCTAAATTCATCATATGCCATCCCAAATCAATTTTTTTGGTgtaaatttaatttgatttaactCCACAAGCATGGATTTGATCCTTCATTTTTCAAACTTAAAGTtcaaatccatttgtttccaataattttTCTAGTCATTAAGATTTTAGATATGCACATTTGCTTGACTTGTGTGCTTGGTTGTTGTATTTAGAGACATATATGTATTCATTTGAAAATATTAGGGAATTACAAAATGAAGCACACTAGAGATTTGATTGATAGAATATGTATTATTAGAATTATTAGAGCATTAATCATAGCACATCATCTTAggtttgttgcatttttgtttgttGTCTTTAAATATTCACTTAAAGTTGAGTCAAGGTAGTCTATCCAAGGGTTCGATTAAGGAGAACTCAACCCTTGTGATTCAACAAATTGCTAAAGGTTTTTGTAAACATGTAGGCAATCCTTATGCAATATCAATTAGCAAATATTGGGTGATAGAAGTTCAAAAGTTTATAGATTACCAAATCATTATTGTGAATTATAAGATCATtatcatgcatcaaatcaaattTAAACTTGCAAGGATCACCTTAGTAGTCATGAGTTTGATCCCAAATGTAGTTCCCTAGGATTTTTCCCTAGACATCAATTGAACAAATATTGAATGAAAAAAATGTGTTGCACATGGTACACTAATCACATTGCACACCAACAAATGCATATGGTATTGTGACTAGAATAATGACACACAAGACAAACAACACCAATTCATCGAGCATAGTGTCACAAGAAGACCTTCATAAGATGTGGTACATACGTCACCATGATGACCATATAAGAGGGTGGACCTCCCTCCATAATTTAAGATTAGACACTACATTGTGATATTTCTTTCTCCTATATGCAAGGCCCTCACTAAACCCATTCCAATATGTCATAAATGTCACTCAAACGCTTAGGAAACACTGCATAAGAGTTAGGTCAAGTAGAGGTACTAGGGATAATCCATTGAATTGATAATTGGTTAAATGTGTTAAGGCACACTTTCCAATGAAAAGTGGGAATAACTTCCAAGGTATAACACATTTCAATGAAGTGACAGGATAGGAAGACTCAATGGACCAAGGGGAACAAGTTTCATTTAGAAAGTTTCTCCCATAGTTTGAGAAGTGCATATTGTTCAACGAGCAAAGGGTAAACACCAAAGGACACCAACATGCTAGAGGGACTATAGCATGCCAAATGAACTCTAAAGAATTGAACTATAGTTCAAATATGTTATAATCTATACCATGCGTTGTAGTCTTGCAAATTATCTAAATAGATAGTTTTTTGTAAAAGTCCATACTCAAGACTTCTTATCTAACTTCCACAAGGACTCCTACTAAGAACCCAATTCCTTGGCCACAAACGAACCCCAAAATGATTGAACAAATTTTAAGAATAAATCATAAGGTCTCAAACTTGCCTAACAGCTAAACCACACACTAGAAAAAGGCACACTAAAAGCATAATTAAATTTATAAGTGGAACAAGGTATAAGgataagagagagagggaggtggGAGGAGCTAAGGGAACATCCAACACCAATATCGAT from Cryptomeria japonica chromosome 3, Sugi_1.0, whole genome shotgun sequence harbors:
- the LOC131032475 gene encoding probable inactive poly [ADP-ribose] polymerase SRO5, with the translated sequence MDAKGQLRSPLFVDKAKLKRKQAVVSFLKAKKRSSVPPAKRAKIPGGIVRCCSDGKAVVENYSNFRKSGIPARVMYFFEGGWTDFQSDVAVLLKQAFQDGKTAVEVAVDGVSCLVDFLHMVQIDLKSAAQRSIAWIDVDGNCFFPRNVCDGKVELGNSSDNVEIDVRFHGADRLGVENCRVVSDGDPKSGQVEDSSEQGSSDSCVGSSDVSDSECPTSVRVFAVKAFVGTGDNLIKLDDHDRDFFNVRDKFLAGLTTLASYTSVVAIYRNSHCGVAGQSRLHAFERHADFITRKNGGDANIQCAWHGTSRDAVCGIITHGFGQPKTPKHGAALGKGVYLAPVNCSYVSAAYSDVDENGEQHMVLCRVILGNTELVRSGSQQCHPTNEEFDTGIDDLTNPRRYIVWSTHMNTHILPEYVVSFKVAPQLKEYWSRLKARQHARSMLETDGGRQSYPASDKKSEQPCPALVKESRHNMQEHLLMPTSAWMSFPRLFNVIEKFLPSSSINLMKKHYADYKESKISREDLIRSLRMIAGDRLLISAIKMFRGQAHPPMNEKMSLGPKN